A window of the Acipenser ruthenus chromosome 30, fAciRut3.2 maternal haplotype, whole genome shotgun sequence genome harbors these coding sequences:
- the LOC131702709 gene encoding telomeric repeat-binding factor 2-interacting protein 1-like isoform X1, producing MQSTECDSSTEDLAATPSNVATRSTKRKSRVEETEAMGTSSHPQVENQAVEPEEMKEATNGAEKEEETLEKEVSDTEEEIRQGQEVATEAVPLTQSSRAERWKQEFLEWLIREFEPDDETPDLEVTGEAGEQEEAGDHSVVAGQESVPVAGRAELEVPQSPLSWLCKYVKYRDSFIVDSQMQEGASDPSDPSETQEERHALETEPGAEEREAGTQRALAGQESVPVAGGGHYSLSCLCKFIIYGDSLVVDFSDPSEAELVDAIAAVQFLMDKFEVDLVCVVKSLLKNSGDFQAAQHYLRTGRRADGRPLWTRHDDLALQSGDPATKQALILKYGEEDVARRGAFFSA from the exons ATGCAGTCCACAGAGTGCGATTCATCCACGGAGGACCTGGCAGCCACTCCCAGCAACGTGGCCACACGTTCCACCAAGAGGAAAAGCAGAGTCGAGGAAACCGAGGCCATGGGCACTTCATCACACCCGCAAG TGGAAAACCAGGCTGTGGAGCCAGAGGAAATGAAGGAGGCGACAAAcggagcagagaaagaggaaGAAACCCTGGAGAAGGAGGTGAGCGACACAGAAGAGGAGATTCGTCAAGGACAAGAGGTCGCTACGGAGGCGGTCCCGCTCACACAGAGCAGCCGTGCAGAGCGCTGGAAGCAGGAGTTTCTGGAATGGTTGATCCGGGAATTTGAG CCTGATGATGAGACCCCAGATCTAGAAGTGACTGGTGAGGCAGGAGAGCAGGAGGAAGCCGGGGACCACAGTGTTGTAGCTGGCCAGGAGAGCGTGCCCGTGGCTGGGAGAGCCGAGTTAGAAGTACCCCAAAGCCCCTTGTCTTGGCTTTGCAAGTATGTGAAGTACAGGGACTCCTTCATTGTAGATTCCCAGATGCAGGAGGGAGCGTCCGACCCCTCAGATCCCTCTGAAACCCAGGAAGAGAGACATGCCCTGGAGACTGAACCAGGGGCtgaagagagagaggcagggaccCAGCGTGCTTTAGCTGGCCAGGAGAGTGTGCCCGTGGCTGGGGGGGGCCATTACAGCTTGTCTTGTCTTTGTAAGTTCATAATCTACGGAGACTCCTTGGTTGTAGATTTCTCTGACCCCTCTGAGGCTGAGCTGGTAGACGCCATCGCTGCTGTGCAGTTCCTGATGGACAAGTTTGAAGTGGACCTGGTGTGCGTGGTGAAGAGCTTGCTGAAGAACAGCGGTGATTTCCAGGCTGCGCAGCACTACCTGCGCACCGGCCGCAGAGCGGACGGGAGACCCCTCTGGACACGGCACGACGACCTGGCTCTGCAGTCAGGAGACCCCGCCACAAAACAGGCTCTAATACTCAAGTACGGGGAGGAGGACGTGGCCAGGAGGGGGGCATTTTTCAGTGCCTGA
- the LOC131702709 gene encoding telomeric repeat-binding factor 2-interacting protein 1-like isoform X2: MKEATNGAEKEEETLEKEVSDTEEEIRQGQEVATEAVPLTQSSRAERWKQEFLEWLIREFEPDDETPDLEVTGEAGEQEEAGDHSVVAGQESVPVAGRAELEVPQSPLSWLCKYVKYRDSFIVDSQMQEGASDPSDPSETQEERHALETEPGAEEREAGTQRALAGQESVPVAGGGHYSLSCLCKFIIYGDSLVVDFSDPSEAELVDAIAAVQFLMDKFEVDLVCVVKSLLKNSGDFQAAQHYLRTGRRADGRPLWTRHDDLALQSGDPATKQALILKYGEEDVARRGAFFSA, translated from the exons ATGAAGGAGGCGACAAAcggagcagagaaagaggaaGAAACCCTGGAGAAGGAGGTGAGCGACACAGAAGAGGAGATTCGTCAAGGACAAGAGGTCGCTACGGAGGCGGTCCCGCTCACACAGAGCAGCCGTGCAGAGCGCTGGAAGCAGGAGTTTCTGGAATGGTTGATCCGGGAATTTGAG CCTGATGATGAGACCCCAGATCTAGAAGTGACTGGTGAGGCAGGAGAGCAGGAGGAAGCCGGGGACCACAGTGTTGTAGCTGGCCAGGAGAGCGTGCCCGTGGCTGGGAGAGCCGAGTTAGAAGTACCCCAAAGCCCCTTGTCTTGGCTTTGCAAGTATGTGAAGTACAGGGACTCCTTCATTGTAGATTCCCAGATGCAGGAGGGAGCGTCCGACCCCTCAGATCCCTCTGAAACCCAGGAAGAGAGACATGCCCTGGAGACTGAACCAGGGGCtgaagagagagaggcagggaccCAGCGTGCTTTAGCTGGCCAGGAGAGTGTGCCCGTGGCTGGGGGGGGCCATTACAGCTTGTCTTGTCTTTGTAAGTTCATAATCTACGGAGACTCCTTGGTTGTAGATTTCTCTGACCCCTCTGAGGCTGAGCTGGTAGACGCCATCGCTGCTGTGCAGTTCCTGATGGACAAGTTTGAAGTGGACCTGGTGTGCGTGGTGAAGAGCTTGCTGAAGAACAGCGGTGATTTCCAGGCTGCGCAGCACTACCTGCGCACCGGCCGCAGAGCGGACGGGAGACCCCTCTGGACACGGCACGACGACCTGGCTCTGCAGTCAGGAGACCCCGCCACAAAACAGGCTCTAATACTCAAGTACGGGGAGGAGGACGTGGCCAGGAGGGGGGCATTTTTCAGTGCCTGA
- the LOC131702700 gene encoding E3 SUMO-protein ligase KIAA1586-like, with product MSGLGGSKRTRQETLIQYFGNSSKKQKIVCCTAEAEPTVEPEPTAVEEKSAEKQPWPNIWSSEVWEEKKQLYTFLDCADGNLGCRVCRRVSALSVLKSQGVSLSSEWKNYSVGYNGKTREQQLRSLRKKIAEHKKSSAHNKATALLQQNTEDIIGKCVDSAKRRDHETTCKIFSTAYYLAKQNRPYSDHQALLELQEINGVNVGTGLHSRYSATQIINHVSDEMVKKACERIIHIDGKIAVLIDESTALNGSPALIVHLKCETDKTRDPHFMFLELVELFDQSAESIVLALTKCLQKHGFDHAYLQKNLVAFASDGASVMLGKKSGVAKRISDMYPNIVVWHCLNHRLELAVADSVSETTGMNHFHSFMDKLYSVYSRSALNQQELRNCAKELDAVLRKIGRVLDVRWVSSSFRTVSAVWESFEVLSTHFKAAVSSKRTSAERATYSGLLKRLCSPEFLIDLGVMYDALYELSLLSEILQKRTTTLVYADKMARRTVRIFESMNENVGTKTLEAQIAAMEGTFKSTVLTSNPKHVKINHKQFLTKLANHMKERLFTTTASNEKASSEVNCQKYESLLSELLVLDPHHWPAELPQGYGENEVERLCRRFQLNERIIKNAFRDFKENNGRIPDDLAPLINCTRVIPCSTAECERGFSQMNLIITDQRSKILIKHASALMFIKLHGPPLRQWNPSPYVTTWLRHNHRSADDSRTRVAAPISSDSPDALWQFL from the exons ATGTCTGGTCTCGGAGGTAGTAAACGAACTCGTCAAGAGACTTTGATACAATATTTTGGCAATAGtagtaaaaaacagaagatcgtttgttgtacggcagaagcagaacctacagtggaaccagaacctacagcagttgaagaaaaaagCGCGGAGAAACAGCCATGGCCAAACATCTGGAGTTCTGAGGTatgggaagaaaagaaacaactttacactttccttgactgtgcggatggtaatctgggctgtcgtgtttgtagacgtgtttctgcgctgtcagttttgaaaagtcagggtgtttctctgtcttctgagtggaaaaattacagtgttgggtacaatggaaaaactcgagagcaacagctacgatctttgagaaaaaagatagctgaacacaagaaatccagcgctcataacaaggccactgcattgttacagcagaacacagaggacattattgggaaatgtgttgacagtgcaaaaaggcgagatcacgaaactacctgtaaaatattttctactgcttactaccttgcaaaacaaaatcgaccctattctgatcatcaggccttactggaactgcaagaaataaatggtgttaatgtgggaactggtcttcattccagatacagcgccactcaaattatcaaccacgtttctgatgaaatggtcaaaaaggcctgtgagagaataatacacatcgatggaaaaattgctgtgttaattgatgaatcaacagctctgaatggttccccagcacttattgtgcatctcaaatgCGAGACAGACAAGACACGTGACCCTCACTTCATGTTTTTGGAGTTAGTTGAACTTTTTGATCAGTCAGCTGAGTCCATAGTGTTAGCGCTTACTAAGTGTCTTCAAAAACACGGGTTTGACCATGCATACTTACAGAAGAATCTTGTTGCATTTGCAAGTGACGGTGCAAGTGTAATGCTTGGGAAAAAATCTGGTGTGGCAAAACGAATTTCAGACATGTACCCCAACATTGTTGTCTGGCACTGTCTAAATCACAGACTCGAACTTGCAGTTGCCGATAGTGTTTCTGAGACTACTGGCATGAACCATTTTCATTCTTTCATGGACAAGCTATACTCAGTCTACAGTAGATCAGCACTAAATCAGCAAGAACTCCGAAATTGTGCGAAGGAACTGGATGCTGTCTTGAGGAAAATTGGTCGTGTACTGGATGTGAGATGGGTTTCCAGTTCGTTCAGGACTGTCTCCGCTGTGTGGGAAAGTTTTGAAGTTCTGTCGACTCATTTTAAAGCTGCCGTAAGCTCTAAGCGGACTTCTGCTGAAAGAGCGACATACAGCGGTCTACTGAAAAGGCTGTGCTCGCCAGAATTTCTCATTGACCTCGGAGTTATGTACGATGCCTTATACGAACTTTcactgctgtcagagattctccagAAACGGACTACTACATTGGTTTATGCAGATAAAATGGCACGTAGAACAGTAAGGATTTTTGAATCCATGAATGAGAATGTAGGTACAAAGACTCTTGAAGCGCAGATAGCTGCCATGGAAGGaacatttaaatctacagtgctgacgtcgaatcccaaacatgtaaaaataaatcataaacaattccttaccaaactcgccaatcatatgaaagaacgactttttacaaccactgcatcaaatgagaag GCTTCTTCCGAGGTGAATTGCCAAAAATATGAAAGTCTTCTTTCTGAGCTCTTGGTCCTGGATCCACACCACTGGCCTGCAGAACTACCCCAGGGTTATGGCGAAAATGAAGTTGAAAGATTGTGTCGGCGCTTTCAGCTAAATGAACGTattatcaaaaatgcatttcGAGATTTTAAGGAGAACAACGGAAGAATTCCAGATGATTTAGCTCCACTTATTAACTGCACACGTGTGATCCCGTGCAGTACTGCTGAATGTGAAAGGGGATTCAGCCAAATGAACTTAATTATAACTGATCAGCGTTCCAAAATTTTAATCAAACATGCTTCAGCCTTAATGTTTATCAAGCTTCATGGACCCCCTTTGAGACAGTGGAATCCAAGCCCTTATGTGACCACTTGGTTGCGACACAATCATCGATCCGCAGATGACAGCCGTACACGGGTGGCAGCTCCAATTTCCAGCGACTCCCCTGACGCTCTGTGGCAGTTCCTATAG
- the LOC117414364 gene encoding nanos homolog 3-like: MYRGNQSFDVWKDYFGLAELLQETRTRGAAGSEPGPEPSASAAAGMAVTQPDRGTKQQSASEVKSPALNQPDPTDRGSKSCVFCKKNGESRKVYNGHSFKDGDKVLCPYLRRCKCPRCGATGDQAHTKRYCPQRNTDYHGLLQRSETGKAPGGRPPSVIPHEYI; this comes from the coding sequence ATGTACCGCGGTAACCAGAGCTTCGACGTTTGGAAAGACTACTTCGGTCTGGCCGAACTGCTGCAGGAAACGAGGACTCGTGGCGCTGCTGGAAGCGAGCCGGGTCCCGAACCGAGTGCCAGTGCTGCAGCGGGCATGGCGGTGACACAGCCCGACCGCGGTACGAAGCAGCAGAGCGCTTCAGAAGTCAAGTCGCCGGCGCTAAACCAACCCGACCCGACGGACAGAGGAAGCAAGTCATGCGTTTTTTGCAAAAAGAACGGGGAGTCCAGAAAGGTCTACAACGGCCACAGCTTTAAGGATGGTGACAAAGTGCTGTGCCCCTATCTCAGACGCTGCAAGTGCCCGCGTTGCGGTGCCACCGGAGATCAAGCGCACACAAAGCGCTACTGCCCGCAGCGTAACACAGACTACCACGGCCTGCTACAGAGAAGCGAGACGGGCAAGGCGCCAGGGGGGCGCCCCCCTTCAGTGATACCCCACGAATATATTTGA